From Arcticibacter tournemirensis, one genomic window encodes:
- a CDS encoding response regulator transcription factor, whose protein sequence is MSSAKQKILIVDDEPDIRELIEYNLKKEGYQVFSASNGQEGITEAKRARPDLIILDVMMPKMDGIEACRIMRTMNEFKSTFMVFLTARSEEYSEIAGFNVGADDYIAKPIKPRALISRINAILRRNNQTEDIIENKLEISDLVIDRETYLVYQQGQKVVLAKKEFELLYLLASRPGKVYTRDVILKNIWEDSVVVTNRTIDVHIRKLREKLGDTYVSTVKGVGYKFDA, encoded by the coding sequence ATGAGTTCAGCAAAACAAAAGATCCTTATTGTCGATGATGAACCGGATATCCGGGAATTGATTGAGTATAATCTGAAAAAAGAAGGCTACCAGGTGTTTTCTGCATCAAATGGGCAGGAAGGCATTACCGAGGCTAAAAGAGCGCGCCCCGATTTGATCATCCTTGATGTTATGATGCCGAAAATGGATGGGATAGAAGCTTGTCGCATAATGCGTACCATGAATGAGTTTAAAAGTACCTTTATGGTTTTTCTAACCGCCAGAAGTGAAGAGTATTCTGAAATTGCAGGATTTAATGTGGGGGCCGATGACTATATAGCTAAACCTATCAAACCACGGGCCCTTATTAGCCGCATAAATGCAATATTGAGGAGAAATAACCAGACGGAAGATATCATTGAAAATAAGCTTGAGATCTCCGACCTTGTGATAGACCGCGAAACTTACCTGGTATACCAGCAAGGACAAAAGGTGGTACTTGCAAAAAAGGAATTTGAGTTGCTTTATCTGCTTGCGTCAAGGCCTGGAAAAGTATATACCCGCGACGTTATCCTTAAAAACATTTGGGAAGATTCGGTAGTGGTGACCAACAGGACTATTGATGTTCACATCAGGAAACTTCGTGAAAAGCTGGGAGATACTTACGTTTCTACCGTTAAGGGTGTTGGATATAAATTTGACGCTTAA
- a CDS encoding ribonucleoside-diphosphate reductase small subunit: MQQDELLLRENKDRFVILPINYPNIWEMYKKHEASFWTAEEIDLSADMKDWQGLNDGERHFISHVLAFFAASDGIVNENLAVNFMSEVQVPEARCFYGFQIMMENIHSETYALLIDTYVKDPQEKDHLFHAIDTVPCVKEKAEWALKWIENGSFAERLVAFAAVEGIFFSGSFCSIFWLKKRGLMPGLTFSNELISRDEGMHCEFACLLYGMLNKKLPESKVREIITDAVRIEKKFVTDALPVDLIGMNAKLMGQYIEFVADRWLGELGCEKVYNASNPFDFMEMISLQGKTNFFEKRVGDYQKSGVMAGNEGQSFSLDEDF; this comes from the coding sequence ATGCAACAGGATGAATTATTACTAAGGGAGAACAAGGATCGTTTCGTTATCCTTCCCATCAACTATCCCAACATCTGGGAAATGTACAAAAAACATGAAGCGAGTTTCTGGACCGCCGAAGAGATTGATCTTTCGGCAGATATGAAAGACTGGCAGGGGCTTAATGATGGCGAGCGTCATTTTATTTCGCATGTACTCGCATTCTTTGCTGCCAGTGATGGTATTGTGAATGAAAACCTCGCGGTGAATTTCATGAGCGAGGTACAGGTTCCGGAAGCAAGATGTTTTTATGGATTTCAGATTATGATGGAGAATATCCATTCTGAGACTTATGCTCTGCTTATTGACACCTATGTTAAGGATCCTCAGGAAAAGGATCATTTGTTCCATGCTATCGATACAGTTCCCTGCGTGAAAGAAAAAGCCGAATGGGCATTAAAATGGATAGAGAACGGCAGCTTTGCGGAGAGGCTTGTTGCTTTTGCTGCTGTAGAAGGCATCTTTTTTAGTGGCAGCTTCTGTTCAATCTTCTGGCTGAAAAAAAGAGGACTGATGCCCGGACTGACTTTCAGCAATGAGCTAATCTCAAGAGACGAGGGGATGCATTGCGAGTTCGCCTGCCTGCTTTACGGCATGCTAAATAAAAAATTACCTGAATCCAAAGTGAGAGAAATAATTACGGATGCAGTTAGAATAGAAAAAAAGTTTGTAACAGACGCCCTTCCGGTAGACCTCATCGGCATGAATGCAAAGCTTATGGGGCAATATATTGAGTTCGTAGCCGACCGATGGCTTGGAGAGCTGGGTTGTGAGAAAGTTTATAATGCTTCTAACCCTTTCGATTTCATGGAAATGATCTCGCTGCAGGGAAAGACTAACTTTTTTGAAAAACGCGTTGGAGACTATCAAAAAAGTGGCGTAATGGCCGGAAATGAAGGACAGTCGTTTTCGCTTGACGAAGACTTTTAA
- a CDS encoding cysteine-rich CWC family protein, giving the protein MLTKHEIIPCERCGKRIECKANSFTRCQCNTVRLNLNEVQYISELFEGCLCADCLVDLKNEFNALNHLH; this is encoded by the coding sequence ATGCTGACTAAACATGAAATCATTCCATGTGAACGCTGCGGTAAACGAATTGAGTGTAAGGCTAATTCGTTTACACGCTGTCAGTGTAATACCGTTCGGCTTAATCTGAATGAAGTTCAGTATATAAGCGAATTGTTCGAAGGGTGCCTATGTGCAGATTGCCTGGTTGATTTAAAAAATGAGTTTAATGCTTTAAACCATCTGCATTAA
- the gatB gene encoding Asp-tRNA(Asn)/Glu-tRNA(Gln) amidotransferase subunit GatB produces the protein MTEEVLQKYELVVGLEIHAQLLTDTKIFSSDPASFGSEPNRNTSIISVGLPGTLPKINKKVVSYAVKMGLATNCTINRINRFDRKNYFYADLPKGYQITQDEYPICQKGYVPVVLKDKSETRVRINRIHMEEDAGKSMHDKDDIYSLIDLNRAGVPLIEIVSEPDIRSAEEAAAYFTEIRKLVRYLNICDGNMEEGSLRCDANISVRLRGETTYGARCEVKNLNSIRNLQRAVNYEFKRQVQLVEQGEKIEQNTLNFDAATGVTSVLRSKEMANDYRYFPEPDLPPLHLSEEWIEDLRKQLPELPEQRIKRYTEQFGLKAHDAYLLTGDKAVADYFELLSKHTTHYRVAANWINGPIQSYLNESGKDISQLDIKVSSLAEVIALIQDGKINNSAAVQQLFPALINRPATSVRELVEEMNLLIDTGADQLQQFIDEAVSRYPDKVKEYHKGKKGVLGLFMGDVMKLSKGKIDPKTANQLLINKLESLK, from the coding sequence ATGACAGAAGAAGTTCTGCAGAAATACGAACTGGTAGTAGGTCTTGAAATACATGCCCAGCTTTTAACTGATACAAAAATCTTTTCATCCGATCCTGCATCTTTCGGCAGCGAACCTAACAGGAATACAAGTATTATCTCTGTCGGGCTTCCGGGCACACTGCCTAAAATAAATAAAAAAGTAGTGTCATATGCTGTTAAAATGGGTTTGGCAACCAATTGCACCATTAACAGGATAAATCGGTTTGACCGCAAGAACTACTTTTACGCAGATCTTCCTAAGGGCTATCAAATTACCCAGGATGAATATCCTATATGTCAGAAGGGCTATGTTCCCGTAGTGTTAAAGGATAAGAGCGAGACACGTGTCCGCATAAATCGTATCCATATGGAGGAGGATGCAGGCAAAAGCATGCACGATAAAGATGATATTTATTCTTTAATTGATCTTAACAGAGCGGGAGTTCCTTTGATCGAGATTGTATCAGAGCCGGACATCAGATCGGCAGAAGAAGCTGCTGCCTATTTTACCGAGATACGGAAGCTCGTTCGCTATCTTAACATCTGCGACGGAAATATGGAGGAGGGAAGCCTTCGCTGTGATGCCAACATTTCCGTAAGGCTTAGAGGCGAAACAACTTATGGCGCGAGATGTGAAGTGAAGAATCTTAATTCCATTCGTAACCTTCAGCGGGCTGTGAACTATGAATTCAAGCGCCAGGTTCAATTGGTTGAGCAAGGAGAAAAGATTGAACAGAATACTCTTAATTTTGATGCAGCCACCGGTGTAACATCAGTTCTGAGGTCTAAAGAAATGGCAAATGATTATCGCTATTTCCCAGAGCCGGATCTGCCGCCTCTTCACTTGTCGGAGGAATGGATAGAGGACTTGAGAAAACAACTTCCCGAACTGCCCGAGCAACGCATTAAACGATATACGGAACAGTTTGGGCTTAAAGCACATGATGCTTATCTTCTTACAGGAGATAAAGCAGTAGCTGATTATTTTGAATTACTTTCAAAACATACCACTCATTACAGAGTTGCCGCTAACTGGATCAACGGCCCCATACAATCATACCTCAACGAAAGTGGTAAAGACATATCTCAACTGGATATCAAAGTCTCTTCATTGGCTGAGGTGATTGCCCTAATACAGGATGGAAAAATAAACAATTCAGCAGCTGTGCAGCAGCTATTCCCTGCACTTATAAACAGACCAGCCACATCGGTTAGGGAGCTTGTTGAGGAAATGAACCTATTGATAGATACCGGAGCTGATCAGCTTCAACAGTTCATTGATGAAGCAGTTAGCCGTTACCCGGATAAGGTGAAAGAATACCATAAAGGCAAAAAAGGCGTTTTAGGTTTGTTTATGGGTGATGTGATGAAGTTATCTAAAGGTAAGATCGACCCCAAGACCGCCAATCAATTATTAATTAACAAATTAGAATCTTTAAAGTGA
- a CDS encoding anaerobic ribonucleoside-triphosphate reductase activating protein, whose translation MNTNNEFLSIQKLSVNPVYNISPFTLLDYPDKTACIIWFAGCNMKCPYCYNPEIVSGKGKISYFETLKFIISRKGLLDGVVFSGGECTMHKNMDLFAAAVKKLGMLVKIDTNGSNPAMVRRLIENQHVDYVALDFKATASKYAKVTRSARFRQFAETFDILNRSSIPFEVRTTVHSELLSTADLQEMINYLSDRRYRGTYYLQNIVHNTTTLGNIQRSAPIDLSALRSETIDIVIRN comes from the coding sequence GTGAACACAAACAACGAATTCCTTTCCATACAGAAACTCTCAGTCAATCCTGTTTATAACATATCTCCGTTTACTTTACTGGATTACCCGGATAAAACAGCCTGCATCATATGGTTTGCAGGCTGCAATATGAAGTGTCCTTATTGCTACAATCCCGAAATTGTATCTGGTAAGGGGAAGATCAGCTATTTTGAAACGCTAAAATTCATTATTTCCAGGAAAGGACTGCTTGACGGCGTGGTCTTCAGCGGCGGCGAATGTACTATGCATAAGAACATGGATCTGTTTGCTGCAGCAGTAAAAAAACTCGGAATGCTTGTTAAGATAGACACCAACGGGTCCAACCCTGCAATGGTCAGAAGGTTGATTGAGAATCAGCATGTTGATTATGTTGCACTCGACTTTAAAGCAACTGCTTCAAAGTATGCTAAGGTTACACGTTCCGCGCGTTTCAGGCAGTTTGCTGAGACATTCGATATTTTAAACCGGAGTTCCATTCCATTCGAAGTACGCACTACCGTCCACTCTGAATTGCTAAGTACAGCTGATCTTCAGGAAATGATCAATTACCTCTCGGACAGACGCTATCGAGGTACCTATTACCTGCAAAATATTGTACACAACACCACAACCTTAGGTAATATACAGCGCTCTGCACCTATTGACCTTTCAGCCCTGAGGAGTGAGACTATTGATATTGTAATCCGGAATTAG
- a CDS encoding TlpA disulfide reductase family protein, whose protein sequence is MKRIAGLILIFVAVLAACKNNDEFSLKGTLKNAPGLKKVLLYQQNKLVDSAFLSESNEFKFRVASPEPEFYYIVANDKNYLFVARNGDELVFEADYNNPTGEYVIEGSDDAEKLKEFNTISNKYGKIFLAIRNEYERKVSGNPAAKDSIERAITPRFEENMRKFSDESLAFAEKNKDNLAGFYAISSLDQNSYEEEMVRYADDLKGKYKGNEAIQDFIAKMERLKPLAKGQKAPDFEMESTDGKQVKLSDFKGKYVLLDFWASWCGPCRIENPNLVKQYNAYRDKGFTILSVSLDNDRASWLKAIKDDKLTWTHVSELKQWNGKVSQQYLVEAIPASFLLDKEGKIIEKNLRGNELEVFLNKTLK, encoded by the coding sequence GTGAAGCGTATTGCAGGACTGATTTTGATTTTTGTGGCAGTTCTCGCTGCTTGCAAAAATAATGACGAATTTTCGTTGAAGGGGACGCTAAAGAATGCTCCTGGATTGAAGAAAGTATTGCTCTACCAGCAAAATAAGCTTGTTGACTCGGCTTTTCTAAGCGAAAGCAATGAGTTTAAGTTCCGTGTCGCTTCGCCAGAGCCTGAGTTTTATTATATCGTTGCAAATGACAAAAACTACCTCTTTGTTGCCAGGAATGGTGATGAGCTCGTTTTCGAGGCCGATTACAATAACCCCACAGGTGAATATGTGATAGAAGGTTCAGATGACGCGGAAAAGCTAAAGGAGTTTAACACCATAAGTAATAAGTATGGAAAAATATTTCTTGCCATACGGAATGAGTATGAAAGAAAGGTATCAGGAAATCCGGCAGCAAAAGATTCCATTGAAAGAGCCATAACACCGCGCTTTGAAGAGAATATGAGAAAATTCTCTGATGAATCACTGGCTTTTGCTGAAAAGAACAAAGATAATCTTGCAGGATTTTATGCTATCAGCTCTCTCGACCAAAATAGCTATGAAGAAGAAATGGTTAGGTACGCCGATGATCTGAAAGGCAAATATAAGGGTAACGAAGCCATTCAGGATTTTATCGCTAAGATGGAGCGGTTAAAGCCTTTAGCCAAAGGGCAGAAGGCTCCTGATTTTGAAATGGAATCAACTGATGGGAAACAGGTGAAGCTTTCGGACTTTAAGGGAAAATATGTGCTGCTTGATTTCTGGGCATCGTGGTGCGGCCCCTGTCGCATCGAAAATCCGAACCTTGTAAAACAATACAATGCTTATAGGGATAAAGGCTTTACTATCCTTAGTGTGTCGCTTGATAACGACAGGGCGAGCTGGCTAAAAGCTATAAAAGACGATAAACTTACCTGGACACACGTATCAGAGTTGAAACAATGGAACGGCAAAGTTTCTCAGCAATATTTGGTTGAGGCGATACCAGCATCTTTCCTTTTAGATAAGGAAGGGAAGATCATCGAAAAGAACTTGCGCGGAAACGAACTTGAAGTGTTTTTAAATAAGACGTTGAAATAA
- the nrdD gene encoding anaerobic ribonucleoside-triphosphate reductase, with translation MKTKKEQELLSLNESKRNKCLVYTRVMGYHRPVESFNTGKKGEHKQRIPFHTETLSQSCL, from the coding sequence ATGAAAACTAAAAAAGAGCAAGAATTACTATCTCTAAACGAATCGAAAAGAAACAAATGTCTTGTTTATACCCGGGTAATGGGGTATCACAGACCAGTTGAAAGTTTTAACACGGGCAAAAAAGGTGAACACAAACAACGAATTCCTTTCCATACAGAAACTCTCAGTCAATCCTGTTTATAA
- a CDS encoding ribonucleoside-diphosphate reductase subunit alpha, giving the protein MFVIKRDGRTESVKFDKITARIEKLCYGLNHVLVDPVDVAKKVIEGIFDGVTTSELDNLAAETAASLTTRHPDYALLASRIAVSNLHKNTIKSFSETMKRLYNYTDRNTGKAASLIADDVWAIIESNASLLDSTIIYDRDFGFDYFGFKTLEKSYLLKLDGRIAERPQHMFMRVAVGIHKEDIESAIKTYHLMSERWFTHATPTLFNAGTPKPQMSSCFLLTMKDDSIEGIYDTLKQTAKISQSAGGIGLSIHNVRATGSYISGTNGTSNGIIPMLKVFNDTARYVDQGGGKRKGAFAIYLEPWHADVFEFLDLRKNHGKEEMRARDLFYALWVSDLFMKRVEANEDWSLFCPHEAPGLAECWGEEFETLYIQYEKEGRARKVIKAQELWFAILDAQVETGTPYLLYKDAANRKSNQQNLGTIKSSNLCTEIMEYTSADEVAVCNLASLALPRFVSEGVFDHQKLYEVTYQATVNLNKIIDNNYYPVDEARNSNLRHRPIGLGVQGLADAFILLRMPFESEEAKQLNKDIFETIYYAATTASKDLAVKDGAYESFKGSPLSEGKFQFDLWGVKPGSGRWDWENLRLDVMNHGVRNSLLVAPMPTASTSQILGNNECFEPYTSNIYTRRVLSGEFIIVNKHLLRDLVDLGLWSNDIKNRIITANGSIQDITEIPQDIKELYKTVWEIKMRTIIDMAADRGAYICQSQSLNLFLNAPNAAKLTSMHFYAWKKGLKTGMYYLRTQAASQAVKFTVENQGGKNMDPVIPAHVKQVEDEIPTGPVCSMEDGCISCSG; this is encoded by the coding sequence ATGTTTGTAATAAAAAGAGACGGAAGAACTGAATCCGTAAAATTCGATAAAATAACGGCTCGCATTGAGAAGCTTTGCTATGGATTAAACCACGTGCTTGTTGACCCTGTTGATGTTGCAAAAAAAGTAATAGAAGGTATCTTTGATGGAGTAACCACTTCTGAACTCGACAATCTAGCTGCAGAGACCGCGGCATCTTTAACAACCAGGCACCCCGACTATGCACTGCTGGCATCGCGGATTGCTGTGTCAAACCTTCATAAAAACACCATAAAATCGTTCTCAGAAACGATGAAGAGGCTGTACAACTACACCGACCGTAATACCGGAAAGGCAGCGTCATTGATAGCTGATGATGTATGGGCGATAATTGAATCGAACGCTTCACTGCTGGATAGTACTATTATATACGACCGCGATTTTGGATTCGATTATTTTGGGTTTAAAACGCTTGAGAAATCATATCTGCTTAAGCTGGATGGACGAATTGCCGAACGGCCGCAGCACATGTTTATGCGTGTGGCAGTGGGCATCCATAAAGAAGATATTGAAAGCGCTATAAAGACCTATCATCTGATGAGTGAACGCTGGTTTACTCACGCCACTCCTACATTGTTCAATGCCGGTACGCCAAAACCTCAGATGTCGTCATGCTTTCTTCTGACCATGAAAGACGACAGCATTGAAGGGATATATGATACACTTAAACAAACCGCAAAGATTTCGCAGAGTGCCGGTGGTATTGGTTTAAGTATTCATAATGTAAGAGCAACCGGGTCGTATATAAGTGGTACTAATGGCACCAGCAACGGAATTATACCCATGCTGAAAGTCTTTAACGACACAGCAAGATATGTAGATCAGGGAGGAGGTAAACGGAAAGGCGCCTTTGCCATTTATCTTGAACCTTGGCATGCAGATGTTTTTGAATTCCTGGACCTTCGTAAAAACCATGGAAAGGAAGAAATGCGGGCACGCGATTTATTTTACGCTTTATGGGTATCAGATCTGTTTATGAAGAGGGTAGAGGCAAACGAAGACTGGAGCTTGTTCTGCCCGCACGAAGCTCCCGGTCTGGCGGAATGCTGGGGGGAAGAGTTTGAAACTCTCTATATACAATATGAAAAGGAGGGCAGGGCCCGTAAGGTGATAAAAGCACAGGAACTTTGGTTTGCCATTTTAGATGCCCAGGTAGAAACAGGAACTCCTTACCTGTTGTACAAAGATGCTGCAAACCGAAAGTCTAATCAGCAAAATCTCGGAACAATTAAAAGTTCGAACCTTTGCACTGAAATAATGGAATATACATCAGCAGATGAAGTGGCTGTATGTAATCTGGCTTCTCTCGCATTGCCGAGGTTTGTTTCGGAGGGCGTTTTTGATCACCAGAAGCTATATGAGGTGACTTATCAGGCGACCGTAAATCTTAATAAGATTATAGACAATAACTATTATCCCGTTGATGAAGCACGGAACTCTAATTTAAGACACCGCCCTATTGGACTAGGTGTACAGGGTCTCGCCGATGCTTTTATTCTGCTGCGTATGCCTTTTGAAAGTGAAGAAGCGAAACAGCTTAATAAGGACATTTTTGAAACAATTTATTATGCTGCGACGACTGCTTCAAAAGACCTGGCTGTGAAAGACGGCGCGTATGAGTCATTCAAAGGATCGCCGCTCTCTGAAGGTAAGTTCCAGTTTGATTTGTGGGGAGTGAAGCCCGGCAGCGGGCGCTGGGACTGGGAAAACCTCCGTCTTGATGTGATGAACCACGGTGTGAGAAACTCCTTGCTGGTGGCGCCCATGCCGACAGCGTCGACCTCGCAGATCCTTGGTAACAATGAATGTTTTGAGCCCTATACTTCTAACATCTATACCCGCCGGGTCCTAAGCGGCGAGTTTATAATTGTAAATAAGCATCTTCTGCGCGATCTCGTAGACCTTGGTCTTTGGAGTAACGATATAAAAAACCGGATCATTACGGCGAATGGTTCTATTCAGGACATTACCGAAATACCGCAGGACATCAAGGAGCTCTACAAAACCGTTTGGGAGATTAAGATGCGAACGATAATCGACATGGCTGCCGACCGCGGAGCCTATATTTGCCAGTCGCAGTCGCTTAACCTTTTCCTGAACGCTCCTAATGCTGCTAAATTAACATCCATGCACTTTTATGCATGGAAGAAGGGGCTCAAGACAGGAATGTATTATCTTCGCACCCAGGCAGCATCGCAGGCTGTTAAATTTACAGTAGAGAACCAGGGAGGGAAGAATATGGATCCGGTAATTCCGGCACATGTTAAACAGGTAGAAGATGAAATTCCTACAGGGCCGGTTTGTTCTATGGAGGATGGCTGTATTTCCTGCTCGGGATAG
- the kdsA gene encoding 3-deoxy-8-phosphooctulonate synthase, with protein MLDHIPGIKYTNSSNFFLMAGPCAIEGEDIVLRIAERIVEITDKLQIPLIFKGSYRKANRSRIDSFTGIGDEKALKILAKVSREFGVPTVTDIHESVEAAMAACYVDVLQIPAFLCRQTDLLIAAAKTGKTVNIKKGQFLSAASMGFAVDKVKDSGNSNVILTDRGNTFGYQDLIVDFRGIPEMQSFGVPVVMDCTHSLQQPNQVTGVTGGKPALIETIAKAAIAVGADGLFIETHPEPEYAKSDGANMLHLNVLEPLLEKLIRIRQAVI; from the coding sequence ATGTTAGATCATATTCCTGGTATTAAATATACCAACAGTTCCAATTTCTTTCTGATGGCCGGACCTTGTGCTATCGAAGGAGAAGATATAGTTCTTAGAATTGCAGAACGTATTGTTGAAATTACCGATAAGCTACAAATACCCTTAATATTTAAAGGCTCTTACAGGAAAGCGAATCGATCGCGTATTGATTCGTTCACTGGAATCGGAGATGAGAAGGCACTTAAGATTCTGGCTAAAGTAAGCCGTGAATTTGGTGTTCCTACTGTGACTGATATTCATGAAAGTGTTGAGGCTGCAATGGCAGCCTGCTACGTTGATGTGCTTCAGATCCCCGCATTTCTTTGCAGGCAGACAGATCTTTTGATTGCTGCTGCTAAAACCGGAAAAACAGTTAATATTAAAAAAGGCCAGTTTCTTTCAGCCGCTTCAATGGGTTTTGCTGTTGATAAAGTGAAAGATTCGGGCAATTCGAATGTGATATTAACTGACCGGGGAAATACATTCGGCTATCAGGATCTTATAGTTGATTTCAGAGGCATTCCGGAAATGCAGTCATTTGGCGTACCCGTGGTAATGGACTGTACGCATTCCCTACAGCAGCCTAATCAGGTTACCGGCGTTACAGGAGGCAAACCAGCTCTGATAGAAACAATTGCTAAAGCTGCCATAGCCGTTGGAGCCGATGGTTTATTCATTGAGACGCATCCCGAGCCCGAATATGCAAAGTCGGATGGCGCGAATATGCTTCATCTTAATGTTCTTGAGCCCTTATTGGAGAAGCTGATAAGAATACGCCAGGCTGTGATTTAA